A DNA window from Phragmites australis chromosome 11, lpPhrAust1.1, whole genome shotgun sequence contains the following coding sequences:
- the LOC133885413 gene encoding adenine/guanine permease AZG1: MAGSIIPSTSNGEDASAAATTKLGRLNAAVERSWVGWRFRLAARGTTFTTELRAGTATFLTMAYILAVNASILSDSGATCTVDDCDAPSPGCKFPPVDPGYAACVARVRRDLIVATAASSVIGSFIMGAFANLPIALAPGMGTNAYFAYTVVGFHGSGTLSYRTALAAVFLEGLIFLLISIVGLRSKIAQFIPKPVRISSSAGIGLFLAFIGLQSNEGVGLVGFSSSTLVTLGACPASQRASVAPVVTFPNGTVALMPGGVVSGGILCLSGRMTSPTFWLAAVGFLIIAFCLIKNVKGALIYGILFVTFVSWPRHTAVTAFPDTPAGDDSFNYFKKVFDVHRIRSTAGALDFRGIGHGYFWEALFTFLYVDILDTTGGLYSMARFAGFVDDATGEFEGQYFAFMSDATAIVFGSLLGTSPVTAFIESSTGIREGGRTGLTALTAAAYFVAALFITPLLASIPSSAVGPPLVLVGVMMMRAVAEVDWNDMRQAVPAFMTLALMPLTYSIAYGLIGGIGTYMLLHSWDWACEAAARLGCPRKVGGGGEGARAERSDGGEAEQGKEIESA; encoded by the coding sequence ATGGCCGGCTCCATCATCCCGAGCACAAGCAACGGGGAAGATGCGTCGGCGGCGGCCACGACGAAGCTGGGCCGGCTCAACGCGGCGGTGGAGCGGTCGTGGGTCGGGTGGCGATTCCGACTCGCGGCGCGCGGGACCACGTTCACCACGGAGCTGCGCGCCGGCACGGCCACGTTCCTCACCATGGCCTACATCCTCGCCGTCAACGCCTCCATCCTCTCCGACTCCGGCGCGACCTGCACCGTGGACGACTGCGACGCGCCCTCGCCCGGATGCAAGTTCCCGCCCGTCGACCCCGGGTACGCCGCCTGCGTGGCGCGCGTCCGCCGGGACCTAATCGTGGCCACCGCGGCGTCGTCCGTGATCGGATCCTTCATTATGGGCGCGTTCGCTAACCTCCCGATCGCGCTCGCGCCCGGGATGGGCACCAACGCGTACTTCGCCTACACCGTCGTCGGGTTCCACGGCTCCGGCACGCTCTCCTACCGCACCGCGCTCGCTGCGGTATTCCTTGAGGGCCTCATCTTTCTCTTGATCTCCATCGTGGGCCTGCGGTCCAAAATCGCGCAATTCATCCCCAAGCCAGTCCGTATCTCGTCGTCCGCGGGGATCGGGCTGTTCTTGGCGTTCATCGGGCTGCAGAGCAACGAAGGCGTGGGGCTCGTGGGGTTTAGCTCGTCGACGCTGGTCACCCTTGGTGCGTGCCCGGCGTCGCAGCGCGCGTCCGTGGCGCCAGTGGTGACGTTCCCCAATGGTACGGTGGCGCTGATGCCGGGCGGCGTGGTCTCCGGTGGCATACTCTGTCTCTCCGGCCGTATGACCTCCCCAACATTCTGGCTCGCCGCCGTCGGCTTCCTCATCATCGCCTTCTGCCTGATCAAGAACGTCAAGGGCGCTTTGATCTACGGCATCCTGTTCGTGACCTTCGTGTCCTGGCCGCGCCACACCGCCGTCACCGCGTTCCCGGACACGCCCGCCGGCGACGACAGCTTcaactacttcaagaaggtgtTCGACGTGCACCGCATCCGGTCCACGGCCGGCGCGCTCGACTTCCGCGGCATCGGGCACGGCTACTTCTGGGAGGCGCTCTTCACCTTCCTCTACGTCGACATTCTCGACACCACCGGTGGACTCTACTCCATGGCGCGGTTCGCCGGGTTCGTAGACGACGCGACAGGGGAGTTCGAGGGGCAGTACTTCGCCTTCATGTCGGACGCGACGGCCATCGTGTTCGGGTCGCTACTGGGCACGTCCCCTGTGACGGCGTTCATCGAGTCGTCGACGGGGATCCGGGAGGGCGGGCGCACGGGACTGACGGCGCTGACTGCAGCGGCCTACTTTGTGGCGGCGCTGTTCATAACGCCACTGCTGGCATCGATCCCGTCCTCGGCGGTCGGCCCGCCGCTGGTGCTGGTGGGCGTCATGATGATGCGCGCGGTGGCGGAGGTGGACTGGAACGACATGCGGCAGGCCGTGCCGGCGTTCATGACGCTCGCGCTGATGCCTCTCACTTACTCCATCGCCTACGGCCTCATCGGCGGCATCGGCACCTACATGCTGCTGCACTCGTGGGACTGGGCGTGCGAGGCCGCCGCGAGACTCGGCTGCCCACGCAAggtcggaggcggcggcgagggggcgCGCGCGGAGAGgagcgacggcggcgaggcAGAGCAGGGGAAGGAGATAGAATCGGCATAG